One Dysidea avara chromosome 8, odDysAvar1.4, whole genome shotgun sequence genomic window, CACAGTTCCACTGCATTTTGTTGATTACAATTGTAAAGTGTTATATAAAAGGCAAGGGGTGGGAATCCTATATTGTGCATCAAATTGTACTGTTATGTAGGTGTCtggagatcatgtgatgcagGAGGAGGATAATGTGATCCCCAAGACGAGATGCAGCCCCACATCATTCAAATTCACAATGCCAGAGGATAAGACGGTTAGGGGCTACCAGAAGGAGTTAGCCAACACTGGTTGTCAAGGACTGAATTATGTTGCCTGTGCCCCCACCGGTACAGGAAAGACACTCATCGCTGCCATGGTGATAGCCAGTCATCTTGAGAAGAACCCCAGTGGCAAGGTGCTGTTTCTTGTCAACAAGATCCCTCTAGCAGAGCAACAGTATAAAGAAGTGAAGAGATATATTCCTGAACTGCAAGCTCAGTTTGTTACTGGAGACTGTGGGGTGCACTTGTTACCTAAGCAACTACTTCATGACAATCACATGATTGTGTGTACTGCAGGTGTGTTCCTTAATGAGGTAAACATGGCACCGATGAGCAGTGCTGACCGTCTGTCCTTACCAGATGTGACACTGATAATTATTGACGAGTGCCACAATGCTAAGAAGAATAGTCCTTACGCCATGATCATGGAAGAGTACATTAAGATGAAGATCAAGGGAGACATCACTCTCCCTCAAGTCATGGGGCTCACAGCATCACCTGGAGCTGGGGAAAACCCCAAGGGGGAAGTGGACAAGACGCTGGATCACCTGATCAACTTGTGTGCTCTGCTTGATGCTCAAGGAGGGATCAAGATTGTCCGGGAAAATGTTACCGAGTTAGTTCACTATAGTAACCAACCCGACTTCGATCTACTGAAGACAGAAAGCCGGAGCAACTCTGAACAGTTTCTCATTTTGCTGCATGCTACAATGAAATCACTCGAGGCTTGGGTTGATCAAGCAATCGCTGCAAAATGTCCACACCATCCTCAACTGCAAGCCTACGAGAACTGGATTGTAGAACAGCGTCGACTATCAGAGCAACGTGAAGGACCTATAGAGCGAGATCTTCGTACTGTACTCACTCATTTACAATGTTACTACAATGCTCTGAAGATGTACCATGACCTTAACCAACAAGATGCCATTGCCATCTTGGAAGAAAAGATACAGAAGGAGAGAATCGAACTGTCTAACAAGGCTACTAAAATAGAGAAAGAATTACAAGCCAAGTTCCAAGCATTCATACAGAATGCTAGTCAGATTCAGTGTCCAGTGGAGAACCCCAAGCTGGAACGACTGAAGCAGTTGCTAGAGGAACAGTACACAAACAGTAACACTCGTGGTATTGTGTTTGTCACTACCAAGGATACAGCACAGCGCATGTGCCACTGGCTGCAGGGGATTCCCCAGCTACGTCATGTAATCAAGCCAGGAGTGGTTACAGGACAGAGCAAGGAAGATGTGGGAGGGATGACACAAGCTAAACAACATGACGCCATTGAGCAGTTTCGTACTGGTCACCTTAACCTATTGGTTGCCACGACAGTCTTGGAGGAAGGGTTAGATGTGCCAGCTTGTAATCTAGTTGTGCGTTACAATCATGTGACCAATGAAATAGCTCGTGTGCAAGCACAGGGCAGAGCAAGGGCTTACTATAGTCGTTGTTTTGCCATCATGGAAGTCAGCTCTCCAAAACTACTACAAGAACTACAGAACAAAGAGAAAGGAGATCTTGCTATGCAGGCTCTAGAGTTCCTACCAAGTGGCTACAAATTGAATCAAGACATTGCAGCAAAACAAGATCAACTAATTAAAGATCGTGAGAGACAGAAACAGCTACAAAGGGATTCCAAAGTGGTTGATGGTGATGATGTACGGCTGGTGTGCAAACACTGTGACGCTTTCATTTGCAACGGGACAGACCTACGAGTAATGGCAGAGAGCCACCATGTCGTAATCAATGAGGATATATACACGAGGTGTGTCCTTAAGGGCCCTAAAGAGCCATTGCCTAAAGGAGACATTGAACTTGGTCAGAAAGTGCACTGCAAGGAATGTGGTCAAGAGTGGGGTATGATTATCAGATGGCCTCACAAAGGGGTCCATTTTCCTGCCATCAAGTGCCAGTATGCCCGGTTCTGTACCCCCAATGGCAAGAGAGCCTTCAAGCAGTGGAAGATTGTACCTTTCATTATTGAGAAATATCAGTAACCACCAAACAATTAGAATATCTCTACCAAACAATTAGAATACTATACAAGGTCTTCTTTTAAGAATTACACTAATAAGGTGTACATGTTGTAAGAGTTAagattacaaaattaaagtTAAATGCTACAGTAAACATTCCGTAGAATCTGTACATCCTGTGCTATGATTAAGTACCGGGTCCATAGACAGTAAAGGCTGACAGGTGACCTGGCCAGCTGGTTACTAGTACATACAATATGTATTACTTACAATTACTACACTTATAGACAGTTATTGTTACTAGACAGGCATATTGTTGGTGAACATCCTTTCTTCAACTATGTCATTTGATAGATGGTACGTTACATTCTAAAACATTTCTGACACATTACAATGTGGAGCTTACTGGAGACATTGGTGTACTTGCCTGGTTGAATTATTGTGTTGGTAGAAGCTGGAGTACATACATTGTGTACAATTgactttatttattaagacaTCTTCTCTCTTGTAGGATTGGCCATTCTAGAAATTGTTAGCATTTGATATATATActttgctgtaatagctacgtGTGATCTGGAAACATCCATCTTGCAATGTATCAATTTCACACTAGTGTAGTGTCTTGTCCATTAAGTAGTGGAGCTGGACTGACTGGTAGAGAATTCCAATTGTAGCTCACTGTGATTGAGAAAAAAACAAGATGTTGATAAGTAATTGTTGTGCATGGGCTGCTAACTGCAATCATACAAAATAATAGTAGAggggctaagcaacaaattttgatgaaattgttcactttatgataaaagcaccaaattatctgtggaagttgagtaaggtatactaaatcatttgagatatggtgccatgTCAAAATCATTGTCAATGTCAAATCcatgtcaaaatcattgccttcaTTGCTGgacaggaaaccatacaagtgcatccAGAATCTTCATTTTTGCTTAAATCACATGGAaatatttcaaatttacagATGCAATCAATAAATCTTCAAAATGTGGTAGAATAAAGTTTTTTTTTGAACatttctaatggagccaatattaaaagtacaggcacaatccaatagaaataatacaCTGCatatctatggcttcatataccatgACCCCCTGTGCTTt contains:
- the LOC136265066 gene encoding ATP-dependent RNA helicase DHX58-like; this translates as MDKDFQFPEEVSRTIIRKCQPQLVELLHTDPVIDHLYAEEAITEDQLDKYEDKKETLTNQQDLNRWFLRNVVIIKGNGKLSQQLIKAVWITRDKVKQHGELVELIREKFSATQPTVSMETNTTTTTGPNQLVVVETEPQSTDTQSSVTMETGSSTVNTSLPDQSSQPVVNISSTMESTPPTVTMDTNPPKSPFISRSCDSTSRGGGTPGDKSLDITGDITGDINSDIKYNTIVNQLVIPATLLPVSGDHVMQEEDNVIPKTRCSPTSFKFTMPEDKTVRGYQKELANTGCQGLNYVACAPTGTGKTLIAAMVIASHLEKNPSGKVLFLVNKIPLAEQQYKEVKRYIPELQAQFVTGDCGVHLLPKQLLHDNHMIVCTAGVFLNEVNMAPMSSADRLSLPDVTLIIIDECHNAKKNSPYAMIMEEYIKMKIKGDITLPQVMGLTASPGAGENPKGEVDKTLDHLINLCALLDAQGGIKIVRENVTELVHYSNQPDFDLLKTESRSNSEQFLILLHATMKSLEAWVDQAIAAKCPHHPQLQAYENWIVEQRRLSEQREGPIERDLRTVLTHLQCYYNALKMYHDLNQQDAIAILEEKIQKERIELSNKATKIEKELQAKFQAFIQNASQIQCPVENPKLERLKQLLEEQYTNSNTRGIVFVTTKDTAQRMCHWLQGIPQLRHVIKPGVVTGQSKEDVGGMTQAKQHDAIEQFRTGHLNLLVATTVLEEGLDVPACNLVVRYNHVTNEIARVQAQGRARAYYSRCFAIMEVSSPKLLQELQNKEKGDLAMQALEFLPSGYKLNQDIAAKQDQLIKDRERQKQLQRDSKVVDGDDVRLVCKHCDAFICNGTDLRVMAESHHVVINEDIYTRCVLKGPKEPLPKGDIELGQKVHCKECGQEWGMIIRWPHKGVHFPAIKCQYARFCTPNGKRAFKQWKIVPFIIEKYQ